A portion of the Sphingobacterium spiritivorum genome contains these proteins:
- a CDS encoding sugar porter family MFS transporter produces MNTLFKLIIATVSLGGLLFGFDMAVISGAVPLIKAHFNLTPGQEGMFVSSALVGCIIGVLFAGRWSDRLGRKSTLVIAGTLFLVSAIGCTFSPDFISLLTSRWVGGLGVGIASIVVPLYIAEISPSQYRGRTVTIYQLAITIGILAAYVSNALVLKYDISIASEHWRMMFLLGAIPALLLCLGLFIVPESPRWLILKGKENMGYQILARLNITDPITPVAQEERQKVSLFSPVYRRAFILGLLLPLFSQLSGINAIVYFGPSILLQSGLSLDSSVQAQVFFGLANVIFTCVAIWKVDTWGRRPLYLTGTLGATISLLLTGWFLSQDIHTYGNLLIVSILCFLLFFAFSIGPLKFVVASEIFPAAIRARAMAVSILVMWVADAIIGQLTPILLDQWGTAWTFRVFAICCAVAFITVYYLLPETKGKRLEEIEAYWKSKSNIKKDNIH; encoded by the coding sequence ATGAACACACTCTTTAAACTTATTATTGCAACGGTCTCTTTGGGCGGGCTGCTTTTTGGATTTGACATGGCTGTTATTTCGGGTGCAGTACCGCTGATTAAAGCTCATTTCAATCTGACACCCGGACAGGAAGGTATGTTTGTCTCTTCCGCATTGGTAGGTTGTATTATAGGTGTGCTATTTGCCGGACGCTGGAGTGACCGCTTAGGCCGAAAATCCACGCTCGTCATTGCGGGTACATTGTTCCTGGTTTCTGCAATAGGCTGTACTTTCAGTCCGGATTTCATCTCTCTGCTGACCAGCAGATGGGTTGGTGGTCTCGGTGTGGGTATTGCGTCCATAGTTGTCCCCCTTTACATTGCTGAAATATCACCGAGTCAGTACCGTGGCCGTACAGTGACGATCTATCAGTTAGCAATTACGATAGGTATACTGGCGGCATATGTCAGTAATGCACTGGTACTAAAATATGACATCAGTATCGCTTCCGAACATTGGCGCATGATGTTTCTGCTTGGTGCAATTCCGGCCTTATTGTTATGTCTGGGACTATTTATAGTACCCGAAAGTCCAAGATGGCTCATCCTGAAGGGAAAAGAAAATATGGGATACCAGATACTTGCCCGATTAAATATAACCGACCCTATCACTCCTGTAGCTCAGGAAGAACGACAAAAAGTATCTCTTTTCTCGCCGGTCTACAGAAGAGCTTTTATACTGGGACTTTTACTTCCTTTATTTTCACAATTGAGCGGTATAAATGCCATCGTCTACTTTGGTCCGAGTATCCTGCTTCAATCCGGCCTTTCACTGGACAGTTCTGTGCAGGCACAGGTGTTTTTCGGACTGGCGAATGTGATCTTTACCTGTGTGGCCATCTGGAAAGTAGATACCTGGGGCAGAAGACCGCTGTATCTCACCGGAACATTGGGAGCTACGATCAGCTTACTGTTAACAGGCTGGTTTCTGAGTCAGGATATCCATACCTATGGTAATCTGCTCATCGTATCCATCCTTTGTTTTCTACTGTTTTTTGCCTTTTCTATAGGTCCCTTAAAGTTTGTGGTTGCGTCGGAGATATTCCCGGCGGCTATCCGTGCGCGGGCTATGGCAGTCAGTATCCTGGTCATGTGGGTTGCGGATGCCATCATCGGCCAGCTCACTCCTATCCTGCTCGATCAGTGGGGAACAGCATGGACATTCCGGGTATTTGCCATCTGCTGCGCGGTTGCCTTTATTACAGTCTATTACCTGTTGCCTGAAACCAAAGGAAAACGTCTCGAAGAAATAGAGGCATACTGGAAATCAAAAAGTAATAT
- a CDS encoding GntR family transcriptional regulator: MNLQIDHKSPVPLHIQAEMLLRELIKDPEYIDGKLLPNEVELARRLAISRTTLRLAINKLVYEELLVRKKGVGTKVVTSKFSSKSKNWLSFSQEMKNRGIEVKNFELHVSWVVPEKSIMHFFDIKEDQKILKLERLRGKKDDPFVYFVSYFHPRVGLTGEEDFKRPLYEILEQDHHIIADLSQEEIDAKAANKFIADKLEINQGDPILSRKRFVYDQSGRPIEYNLGYYRAESFTYTVESRRDY, from the coding sequence ATGAATCTTCAGATAGACCACAAGAGTCCCGTTCCTTTACACATACAGGCCGAAATGTTACTTCGCGAACTTATCAAGGATCCGGAGTATATTGACGGCAAGTTATTACCTAATGAAGTAGAACTGGCGCGTCGTCTTGCTATTTCACGTACGACACTGCGCCTTGCGATCAATAAGCTGGTTTATGAAGAACTGTTGGTGCGTAAGAAGGGAGTAGGTACCAAAGTCGTCACATCCAAATTCAGCTCAAAGTCTAAAAACTGGCTCAGCTTTTCACAGGAGATGAAAAACAGAGGAATAGAAGTCAAGAACTTTGAATTGCATGTGAGCTGGGTAGTACCGGAGAAAAGTATTATGCATTTCTTTGATATAAAGGAAGATCAGAAGATACTGAAACTGGAGCGCCTGAGAGGGAAGAAGGACGATCCTTTTGTGTACTTTGTTTCCTATTTTCATCCTCGTGTCGGATTGACCGGTGAGGAGGATTTCAAACGTCCTTTGTATGAGATTCTGGAACAGGATCACCATATTATAGCCGATCTTTCTCAGGAAGAAATTGACGCTAAAGCCGCAAATAAGTTTATAGCAGACAAACTGGAAATCAATCAGGGAGATCCCATTTTATCCCGAAAGCGTTTTGTGTATGATCAGTCCGGACGTCCTATTGAATATAATCTGGGCTATTACAGAGCAGAAAGTTTTACCTATACCGTCGAAAGCCGCAGAGATTATTAA
- a CDS encoding mechanosensitive ion channel family protein: MKQLIIIILFCSLFCRAYADALQTDTLAKDSAVKKDFVSQMQDFAKQSAARSRKDYDADRAMVRQNEIFEQIKRTNQRARAFLKNGVDSLQINSDLDNIIKWHEIAGDGVFNHLGTAQTSRNLTTSYNVLVGLSKDVAVQKNRIDRYQTQLIQFRFALDSLSNDPSLFQFPTDSAELVNYIQQLRAVAVEISPVTQSLKTAIYNIQHLQTKINLELFRLNAHMEEINFYQKEISERIFNKEFVNIWEPNTFDRPFSELLYYSVHKAYLVMVFYFKAHWGKLLFLIFLILCSAYYLTSLKKVFLSQQEKAEKKAEGLVIRHPVCSAIIIVCSIFQFIFPAPPFIFSALLWILSGILLSVIFRTYISAYWMKIWLALFIFFVLACTDNMILQASRPERWFILIISAWSFGVGLYALINRKQHEELRERWILYPIGLMTAFTLTACFSVVFGQYNLAKVLMVSGLLSVIITILFLWVVRLINEGLQYASLVYTHQEQRLFYLNYNRVGTQAPAFFYIFLVIGWFVLFGRNFYEFRQISEPLKNFFEQEHTLGSYTFSINNLLTFIVIMIVTTVVSKVVSYFASDQQWNSKEGQRKQKLKVGSWLLLIRITIIVLGLFLAFAAAGIAMDKITLILGALGVGVGFGLQTLVNNLVSGLIIAFEKPVNVGDVIEVGGQGGTVKSIGFRSSVISTVDGADLVLPNGDLLNSHVINWTLGGYKKRMHIVLRVAYDSDLQHIRDLLLLVIGKQASILTSPLPVVQYNQFADSAIDMDIYFWVRSLRDASQIRSDLMQTIHQLFQQEGIVIPFPQQDLHITSASEKEEDPKD, from the coding sequence ATGAAACAGCTTATAATCATTATCCTTTTTTGTAGTCTTTTCTGCCGGGCGTATGCAGATGCTTTGCAGACCGATACGTTGGCGAAGGATAGTGCTGTGAAGAAGGATTTTGTAAGTCAGATGCAGGACTTTGCAAAACAATCGGCTGCCAGAAGCCGGAAGGATTATGATGCTGATCGTGCTATGGTACGTCAAAATGAGATTTTCGAGCAGATCAAGCGAACTAATCAGCGAGCGCGTGCTTTTCTTAAAAACGGTGTAGACTCCTTACAGATAAATTCGGATCTGGATAATATTATAAAATGGCACGAAATAGCCGGTGATGGAGTTTTTAATCATTTGGGAACGGCACAGACTTCCCGTAACCTGACGACATCCTACAATGTACTTGTCGGACTTTCAAAAGATGTAGCTGTTCAGAAAAACAGAATAGACCGGTACCAGACTCAACTTATACAATTTCGTTTTGCACTGGATTCCTTGTCGAATGATCCTTCCTTATTTCAGTTTCCGACAGATTCGGCAGAACTTGTTAATTATATTCAGCAGTTGCGTGCTGTTGCAGTAGAGATATCTCCTGTTACCCAATCCTTAAAGACAGCAATTTATAATATTCAGCATTTACAAACGAAGATTAATCTGGAACTGTTTCGGCTGAATGCACATATGGAAGAGATTAACTTTTATCAGAAAGAGATCTCTGAGCGGATTTTTAATAAGGAGTTTGTAAATATATGGGAGCCTAACACTTTTGACCGTCCATTTTCTGAGCTTCTCTATTATTCTGTGCATAAGGCTTACTTAGTAATGGTGTTTTATTTCAAAGCACATTGGGGTAAACTGCTTTTTCTTATTTTCCTGATATTATGCTCCGCTTATTACCTTACTTCTTTGAAAAAGGTATTCTTAAGTCAACAGGAAAAAGCAGAGAAGAAAGCAGAAGGACTAGTAATCCGTCATCCGGTTTGTTCAGCGATTATTATTGTTTGCAGTATTTTTCAGTTTATATTTCCGGCTCCGCCTTTTATTTTCAGTGCGCTGCTGTGGATACTCTCCGGTATATTACTTTCCGTTATCTTTCGTACATATATAAGTGCTTACTGGATGAAGATATGGCTGGCTCTCTTTATATTCTTTGTGCTGGCGTGTACGGATAATATGATTCTGCAAGCCTCCAGACCGGAACGATGGTTTATCCTGATTATTTCTGCATGGAGTTTCGGTGTCGGACTGTATGCCTTGATCAATAGAAAGCAACACGAAGAGTTGCGGGAACGATGGATATTGTATCCCATAGGGCTTATGACAGCATTTACACTGACAGCATGTTTCAGTGTTGTTTTTGGCCAGTACAATCTGGCTAAAGTGCTGATGGTATCGGGATTGTTAAGTGTGATCATCACAATTCTGTTTTTGTGGGTTGTGCGGTTAATTAATGAAGGCCTGCAGTATGCCTCTCTGGTTTATACACATCAGGAGCAGCGATTGTTTTATCTGAACTATAACCGGGTAGGCACACAGGCGCCAGCATTTTTTTACATCTTCCTTGTGATTGGCTGGTTTGTGTTATTTGGTCGTAACTTCTACGAGTTCAGGCAGATATCCGAGCCGCTAAAGAACTTTTTCGAACAGGAACATACCTTAGGAAGCTATACTTTTTCGATCAACAATCTGTTGACTTTTATTGTTATTATGATCGTCACAACAGTCGTTTCAAAAGTCGTTTCATATTTCGCATCTGATCAGCAATGGAACAGCAAGGAAGGGCAACGTAAGCAAAAATTGAAAGTAGGTAGCTGGCTGTTGCTAATCCGGATTACGATTATTGTACTTGGACTTTTTCTTGCCTTTGCTGCAGCAGGTATAGCGATGGATAAGATTACGCTGATCCTGGGAGCATTAGGCGTAGGAGTTGGATTTGGTTTGCAGACGCTGGTTAATAATCTGGTGAGCGGATTGATCATTGCTTTTGAAAAACCTGTCAATGTGGGAGATGTAATCGAGGTCGGCGGACAAGGCGGGACAGTCAAGTCTATTGGTTTCAGAAGCAGTGTTATTTCAACTGTTGACGGGGCTGATCTTGTTTTACCCAACGGGGATTTGCTCAATTCTCATGTCATCAACTGGACATTGGGTGGCTATAAAAAGCGCATGCACATCGTATTGCGGGTAGCTTATGACAGCGATCTTCAACATATCCGGGACTTACTGTTACTTGTGATTGGCAAACAGGCAAGTATTCTGACGTCTCCTTTGCCTGTCGTACAGTACAATCAGTTTGCTGATAGCGCTATAGATATGGATATATATTTCTGGGTACGAAGCCTGAGAGATGCTTCGCAGATCCGTAGTGACCTTATGCAGACCATACATCAGCTCTTTCAGCAAGAAGGTATTGTTATCCCATTTCCGCAACAGGATCTTCATATTACTTCCGCATCTGAGAAAGAGGAGGATCCAAAAGACTAA
- a CDS encoding PQQ-binding-like beta-propeller repeat protein — protein sequence MRKILLISAILTAQLVHAQYRGQVYIDLNDNKKPDLNEKGVGDILVSDGYDMVKTDANGKFDIKPHEKARFLFITVPSGYKAGKTHYIKLSKADETYDFSLVKDENQSADKLRFIQITDTETPLYGQWIDNVRNYAREQGASLIMHTGDICYEPGMQFHARQVNSELMRRPTYYAVGNHDLVKGEYGEKLFEDLFGPTYYSFDAGPAHFVVTPMAGGDYAPSYTQDQVIAWLKKDLAAKDKNKPLIFINHDFAVGKDFVMKGKTEQIDLKQYNLKAWLFGHWHNNFVQRVGEGNVYVISTGAPNKGGIDNSAGQFMAIDIDSNGVTHVQPVYANLKGHVAVVSPAAAGTNTLNGNKLELNVNIYDSERAVTGVHTYIYDQHGKQIAKESLEQRSDWNWRGQGALGKVAYGVNYEMLTEVVYTNGERELKKQPFTLARNVADQPLQLIWSANIGASVWKASPLVVDDLVLAATIDDGMTDKSKIVALDKKTGKEIWSYRTKSSVKNKLNVAEGLVLATDGAGNVYALDVKTGKPKWTKDLSGGTLPVYVTGGVIDKGIYYTGYGKYLSALNVKTGDVIWQNKDWNSGEGMPGSMLIAKDVLLTGSNWNSLFAHDLASGKLLWKRNDDGLRFRSGGVSFDGEYVYTTGLNGLFVLDLKSGETIRKKIFEDEFKVMASPLLLNGELIMPTSVSGVKSYDLKTLEEKWQFNTGEALVYTSAYTSPDQHKPVRTVESSVIAVGNNLYFGASDGQFYVLDQTGKLVQAITLGAPVFAEATLADHYMYVADFSGNVHCFKMK from the coding sequence ATGAGAAAAATATTACTTATCAGTGCAATTTTAACTGCTCAACTGGTACATGCACAGTATCGCGGACAGGTTTACATCGATCTTAACGATAATAAGAAACCGGATCTGAATGAAAAAGGAGTAGGAGATATCCTCGTATCGGACGGATATGATATGGTCAAAACGGATGCGAATGGCAAATTTGATATTAAACCTCATGAAAAAGCCCGTTTTCTTTTCATTACTGTTCCATCGGGTTATAAGGCCGGGAAAACACATTATATTAAACTTTCCAAAGCGGATGAAACATATGACTTCAGCTTGGTAAAGGATGAAAATCAATCGGCTGATAAATTACGTTTTATTCAGATTACCGATACTGAAACACCCCTCTACGGGCAATGGATAGACAATGTCCGTAATTACGCACGTGAACAGGGAGCTTCATTAATTATGCATACCGGCGACATCTGTTACGAACCGGGTATGCAGTTTCATGCGCGTCAGGTCAATTCAGAACTGATGCGCAGACCTACCTATTACGCTGTTGGTAATCATGATCTCGTAAAAGGGGAATATGGTGAAAAACTATTTGAGGATCTGTTTGGTCCTACTTATTATTCATTTGATGCTGGTCCTGCACATTTTGTGGTAACACCTATGGCCGGTGGCGACTATGCACCCAGCTATACACAGGATCAGGTGATCGCCTGGCTGAAAAAGGATCTGGCTGCAAAGGATAAGAATAAGCCTTTGATCTTTATCAATCATGACTTTGCAGTAGGGAAAGATTTTGTGATGAAAGGTAAGACAGAACAGATTGACCTCAAACAGTATAATCTGAAAGCCTGGCTGTTTGGGCACTGGCATAATAATTTTGTACAACGCGTAGGCGAAGGCAATGTGTATGTGATCTCTACCGGAGCTCCGAATAAAGGAGGCATCGATAATTCAGCTGGTCAGTTTATGGCTATTGACATCGATAGTAACGGAGTTACTCATGTGCAGCCTGTATATGCTAATCTGAAAGGACATGTGGCTGTAGTAAGTCCTGCTGCGGCTGGTACGAATACCCTGAATGGTAATAAACTCGAGTTAAATGTCAATATCTATGATAGTGAAAGAGCTGTAACCGGAGTCCATACGTATATCTATGACCAGCATGGAAAACAGATCGCTAAAGAATCACTGGAACAACGGAGTGATTGGAACTGGAGAGGGCAGGGGGCATTAGGCAAAGTAGCTTATGGCGTAAATTATGAAATGCTTACTGAAGTGGTATATACTAACGGCGAGCGCGAATTAAAGAAACAACCTTTCACCTTAGCCAGGAATGTTGCTGATCAGCCTCTGCAGCTGATATGGAGTGCCAATATCGGAGCGAGTGTATGGAAAGCAAGTCCGCTTGTTGTGGATGATCTGGTACTGGCTGCGACTATTGATGACGGTATGACTGACAAAAGCAAGATCGTTGCGCTGGACAAAAAAACTGGAAAAGAGATCTGGTCTTATCGTACAAAAAGCTCTGTTAAAAATAAGTTGAACGTAGCTGAAGGACTAGTGTTAGCTACGGATGGTGCCGGCAATGTATATGCGCTGGATGTCAAAACCGGAAAACCTAAATGGACAAAGGATCTTAGCGGCGGAACGCTGCCGGTGTACGTAACAGGAGGGGTAATAGATAAAGGTATTTACTATACCGGTTATGGTAAATACCTGTCGGCCTTAAATGTCAAAACAGGAGATGTAATCTGGCAGAATAAGGATTGGAATAGCGGTGAAGGGATGCCCGGATCTATGCTGATTGCAAAAGATGTACTGCTTACAGGCAGCAACTGGAATAGCTTATTTGCACATGATCTTGCATCCGGTAAACTGTTGTGGAAGAGAAATGATGACGGACTTCGTTTCAGAAGCGGCGGTGTGAGTTTTGATGGTGAATATGTATACACCACGGGACTTAACGGTTTGTTTGTCCTGGATCTGAAAAGCGGAGAGACCATTAGAAAGAAAATTTTTGAGGATGAATTTAAGGTAATGGCATCGCCTCTGCTTTTAAACGGTGAACTGATCATGCCTACATCTGTAAGTGGTGTGAAAAGTTACGACCTCAAGACGCTGGAAGAAAAATGGCAGTTTAATACCGGAGAAGCGCTGGTATATACTTCAGCCTATACCAGTCCGGATCAGCATAAACCTGTTCGTACAGTAGAAAGCAGTGTCATTGCTGTAGGAAACAATCTGTACTTCGGAGCTTCAGACGGACAGTTTTATGTGCTTGATCAGACGGGTAAACTCGTACAGGCTATTACATTGGGAGCGCCTGTATTTGCCGAGGCAACTCTTGCAGATCATTATATGTATGTAGCGGATTTTTCAGGTAATGTACATTGTTTTAAGATGAAATAG
- a CDS encoding metallophosphoesterase family protein → MIDRKSFLKIGGLGITGLLINPAFASAQAGTDKASQSIKFGVITDLHYDLMHDSEKRAAAFIAAMKQEKPDFIIQLGDFCMPKPQNKPLMDIWNSFKGDKYHVLGNHDTDGGYTKEQTLAFWSVDRPYYSFDKNGFHFVVLDGNEKSETTEIPGYPRTIAKKQLEWLKEDLKKTSLRTIIFCHQGLENTLGGLDNGMEVRYLLEQINEKAGFKKVILVLTGHHHMNYHNEINGIHYVQINSASYYWAGEEFKSRAFSEDFYKKHRILQYTLVYEEPIWAMIDINNKNRISIKGKKTSMAGIPLEQTGIDIYKDVYPISSEIDSRVLKY, encoded by the coding sequence ATGATAGACAGAAAATCATTTTTAAAAATCGGAGGACTTGGGATCACCGGTCTGCTGATAAACCCGGCATTTGCCTCTGCCCAAGCAGGTACAGATAAAGCCAGTCAAAGCATAAAGTTCGGTGTCATCACGGATCTGCATTATGACCTGATGCACGACAGTGAGAAACGGGCAGCCGCATTTATTGCAGCGATGAAACAGGAAAAACCGGATTTCATTATCCAACTGGGGGATTTCTGTATGCCCAAACCGCAGAATAAACCTTTGATGGATATATGGAACAGCTTTAAGGGAGATAAATACCATGTGTTGGGTAATCATGATACCGACGGAGGATATACCAAAGAACAGACCTTAGCGTTCTGGTCTGTTGATCGTCCTTACTATTCGTTTGATAAGAATGGTTTTCATTTTGTGGTCCTTGACGGTAACGAGAAAAGTGAAACAACCGAGATACCGGGTTATCCGCGTACAATAGCAAAGAAGCAACTGGAATGGCTTAAAGAAGATTTGAAAAAGACTTCCTTAAGGACCATAATATTCTGTCACCAGGGTCTGGAGAATACCTTAGGAGGACTTGATAACGGAATGGAGGTTCGTTATCTGTTAGAGCAGATAAACGAAAAGGCCGGGTTCAAAAAGGTCATCCTCGTATTGACAGGACATCATCATATGAATTATCATAATGAAATAAACGGAATACATTATGTACAGATCAACAGTGCATCTTACTACTGGGCCGGAGAAGAATTCAAAAGCCGCGCATTTTCAGAAGACTTTTATAAAAAACACCGGATACTACAGTACACACTGGTCTACGAGGAGCCGATCTGGGCGATGATCGATATTAACAACAAGAATAGAATCTCGATCAAAGGCAAAAAAACCAGCATGGCCGGCATACCGCTGGAACAGACAGGGATTGATATTTACAAAGATGTCTATCCCATTAGTTCGGAAATCGATTCCCGAGTACTTAAATACTAA
- a CDS encoding HAD hydrolase-like protein: MSKIKLALFDMAGTTVQDNREVEKCFFEAIQATQLEVSSEKINGMMGWSKYRVFETIWKDEIGENHPSFKEKVDESYAFFCNTLEHHYETYGAKPYDGVLEVFEFCRENNIRIALTTGFYRKVTSIILRKLGWDKDLDSHYVRLHNTADNIINCSVSSSDVENGRPEPDMIYLAMEKCQIRDAGTVINIGDTPSDLQSAHRAHVAYSVGSLYGTHAEHELNYYPSDKLIHQPLEIIELIKAL; the protein is encoded by the coding sequence ATGAGTAAAATTAAATTAGCCTTGTTTGATATGGCCGGAACTACCGTACAGGACAATCGTGAAGTCGAAAAATGTTTTTTCGAAGCCATTCAGGCAACACAACTGGAAGTATCTTCCGAAAAAATAAACGGCATGATGGGCTGGTCTAAATACCGGGTATTCGAAACCATCTGGAAAGATGAAATCGGAGAAAATCATCCCTCATTTAAAGAGAAAGTAGACGAATCCTATGCTTTTTTCTGCAATACACTCGAACATCATTATGAAACATATGGAGCAAAACCTTACGACGGGGTATTGGAAGTATTCGAATTCTGCCGTGAAAACAATATCCGGATCGCACTGACTACCGGATTCTACCGAAAGGTAACTTCCATTATTCTGCGTAAACTGGGTTGGGATAAAGATCTGGACAGTCATTATGTAAGACTCCATAATACCGCAGACAATATTATTAATTGCTCTGTATCCAGCAGTGATGTAGAAAATGGCAGACCTGAACCGGATATGATTTATCTTGCGATGGAAAAATGTCAGATCCGGGATGCGGGTACGGTGATCAATATAGGCGATACCCCTTCGGATCTGCAATCTGCGCATCGTGCTCATGTAGCTTATTCGGTAGGATCACTCTATGGAACACATGCAGAACATGAACTGAATTATTATCCGTCGGATAAACTTATACATCAGCCATTGGAAATTATAGAACTTATAAAAGCCTTATAA
- a CDS encoding MFS transporter has protein sequence MDIQKKFRKEQWKMLFITMFCYLFFYTGRHNFGWAAKGMAAELHISFQQIGWISFSMLMGYALGQLINGNLADRFSPKIMILTGGFLSIICNLSISYATTYTAILILWTLNGYFQSMAWGSGSKLISNWWDSNERGKAFGFYTMAAGSSSVLTFFMALLLVQQGQSWRTLFRYPILFLLFALVLFLIIARSHPSLKGYKTAESSSGGTIEKKSEWKSSYKTVFQNRNFMIASVAIGFQSMARYGLIFWVPIHFLGNNYKESSENLWLTLFIPVGMAIGAVSFGYISDVLFNKNRSKSIRIGMLCSCAVALLIYVIPAPHHTLAAILMFAAGFFVYGPQANFWTLSPDLLGSKLVGTGIGIMNMFAYIFAAVGEPLFGKIIDYTGNTSNIFLIVAVICAICACIISFIKPQQINNHE, from the coding sequence ATGGATATTCAAAAAAAATTCAGAAAAGAACAATGGAAAATGTTGTTTATTACCATGTTTTGCTACCTGTTCTTCTATACCGGACGCCACAATTTCGGATGGGCAGCCAAAGGTATGGCTGCCGAACTGCACATTAGTTTTCAGCAGATCGGATGGATCAGTTTTTCGATGCTAATGGGGTATGCACTGGGACAGCTTATCAACGGCAATCTGGCTGACCGCTTCAGTCCGAAAATCATGATATTGACAGGTGGTTTTCTGTCCATTATCTGCAACCTCAGCATCAGTTATGCAACGACCTATACAGCCATTCTGATTCTCTGGACATTAAACGGATATTTTCAGTCTATGGCCTGGGGCTCGGGCAGCAAACTCATATCCAACTGGTGGGACAGTAATGAAAGAGGTAAAGCATTCGGATTCTATACTATGGCAGCGGGAAGTTCTTCTGTACTAACATTCTTTATGGCTTTATTACTGGTGCAGCAGGGACAAAGCTGGCGCACACTTTTCAGATACCCGATTTTGTTTCTGCTGTTTGCCTTGGTTCTGTTTCTGATTATTGCACGTAGTCATCCTTCCCTAAAAGGCTACAAAACAGCAGAAAGCTCCTCTGGCGGAACTATCGAGAAAAAGTCGGAATGGAAATCCTCCTATAAAACGGTATTTCAGAACCGCAATTTTATGATTGCTTCCGTGGCTATAGGATTTCAAAGTATGGCCAGATATGGTCTTATCTTCTGGGTGCCTATTCATTTTCTCGGAAATAATTACAAAGAATCTTCTGAGAACCTTTGGCTTACCTTATTTATTCCGGTCGGAATGGCCATCGGCGCAGTTTCTTTTGGTTATATTTCTGATGTGCTCTTTAATAAAAACAGAAGCAAATCTATCCGGATCGGGATGCTGTGCAGCTGTGCTGTAGCATTACTTATTTACGTTATACCAGCTCCACATCATACGCTGGCAGCAATTCTTATGTTTGCTGCAGGCTTTTTTGTATACGGGCCACAAGCTAATTTCTGGACGCTGAGTCCTGATCTTCTCGGTTCAAAACTCGTCGGTACAGGGATTGGCATTATGAATATGTTTGCTTATATATTTGCAGCTGTAGGCGAACCTCTGTTTGGTAAAATAATCGATTATACCGGAAACACCTCCAATATTTTTTTAATAGTCGCTGTCATATGCGCAATATGTGCATGCATTATATCATTTATAAAACCTCAACAGATCAATAATCATGAGTAA